The following are encoded in a window of Polynucleobacter sp. VK25 genomic DNA:
- a CDS encoding PaaI family thioesterase, whose product MNKQVQINPQTQLANLGEELNVPFLKLLGVRCLSAVMGKGEILLALKPEHNNTWEVAHGGVLLTLMDVAMAVAARSGDPGDRSVVTIEMKNNFMQAATGVLRVKADTVRRTATMAFCEAKLYNDQGEICCMATGTFKYLKRLATRNAEGVRVVNDDGRFEAS is encoded by the coding sequence ATGAATAAACAAGTTCAAATTAACCCGCAGACCCAATTGGCCAATTTAGGCGAAGAGTTAAACGTTCCTTTTTTAAAGCTTCTCGGGGTTCGTTGCTTAAGCGCAGTAATGGGTAAGGGTGAGATTTTGCTGGCACTCAAACCAGAACATAACAACACTTGGGAAGTTGCCCATGGTGGCGTTCTATTGACCTTGATGGATGTTGCTATGGCCGTTGCCGCCAGATCTGGAGATCCCGGCGATAGAAGTGTTGTCACTATAGAAATGAAAAATAATTTCATGCAGGCTGCCACTGGAGTATTGCGTGTTAAGGCAGATACCGTTCGCAGAACTGCAACGATGGCTTTTTGTGAAGCCAAACTCTACAACGATCAAGGCGAAATCTGCTGCATGGCTACAGGAACGTTTAAATATTTAAAGCGCTTGGCAACGCGTAATGCAGAGGGTGTTCGTGTTGTAAACGACGATGGTCGTTTTGAAGCAAGCTAG
- a CDS encoding YdiU family protein, with product MAFTLSGDDVCQTALPTSIPNPYWVAFSPSSAKLAGITIGKNKLPEDQAWLAVLSGNQLNTSEHHFLNPIATVYSGHQFGVWAGQLGDGRAILLGDLAGQELQLKGAGKTRFSRMGDGRAVLRSSIREFLCSEAMHALGVPTTRALSVIGSDLPIRRETIETAAVCARLAPSFIRVGHFEHFAALQDRNRLKELADYLIASHYPECLKSAAPYLDLFRSICERNAKLVAQWQAFGFCHGVLNSDNISVLGLTMDYGPFGFLDQFQIDHICNHSDQGGRYAYHRQPQIMHWNMACLASAMIPLLSVNSNENEAQEQLRTALEAFPVTYAQAWQSLFRKKLGFVSSQDGDIALIERLLQAMHDSRIDFTNFFRSLGAINTKTSIQQINLRNDFIDRIAIDEWFTDYIERLKAESIADSDRKEGMNRVNPKYVLRNHLAQTAIELAQKKDFSEVNKLLMILESPFDEQPEHEAYSFAPPPNLPLVEVSCSS from the coding sequence ATGGCCTTTACCTTAAGCGGCGATGACGTCTGCCAAACAGCCCTTCCCACCTCTATACCCAACCCATACTGGGTTGCTTTTTCGCCCTCTTCAGCCAAATTAGCGGGTATTACCATTGGTAAAAATAAGCTGCCAGAAGATCAAGCTTGGTTGGCGGTATTGTCTGGGAACCAGTTAAATACATCCGAGCATCATTTTTTAAACCCCATTGCTACGGTGTATAGCGGACATCAATTTGGCGTCTGGGCCGGACAACTTGGGGATGGTCGCGCAATATTGCTTGGCGATCTTGCCGGACAAGAGCTTCAACTGAAAGGAGCTGGTAAAACTCGGTTCTCACGCATGGGTGATGGCAGAGCTGTGTTACGTTCTTCTATCAGGGAGTTTCTATGCAGCGAAGCAATGCACGCTTTAGGTGTGCCAACAACTAGAGCCTTATCGGTTATTGGTTCTGATTTGCCGATAAGAAGAGAAACGATTGAAACAGCCGCAGTTTGCGCTCGACTTGCGCCCAGCTTCATTCGCGTTGGACACTTTGAGCATTTTGCTGCGCTCCAGGACCGCAATAGATTGAAAGAATTGGCTGATTATTTAATTGCAAGCCACTATCCCGAATGTCTTAAATCAGCGGCTCCTTATTTGGACCTATTTAGAAGTATTTGTGAACGTAATGCAAAACTGGTTGCGCAGTGGCAAGCTTTTGGCTTTTGCCATGGTGTACTCAATAGTGACAATATCAGTGTGCTCGGCTTGACAATGGACTATGGCCCTTTTGGGTTCTTGGATCAGTTTCAAATTGACCATATCTGCAACCATAGTGATCAAGGTGGTCGATATGCCTACCATCGCCAGCCGCAGATCATGCATTGGAATATGGCTTGTCTCGCAAGTGCCATGATTCCCCTACTCTCAGTCAATTCCAATGAGAATGAAGCGCAGGAGCAATTGCGTACTGCGCTTGAAGCTTTCCCTGTTACCTATGCGCAAGCATGGCAATCTCTATTCCGCAAGAAATTAGGCTTTGTAAGCTCACAAGACGGAGACATCGCCCTGATAGAAAGGTTGCTGCAAGCAATGCACGACTCCAGAATCGATTTCACGAATTTCTTCCGAAGTCTTGGGGCAATCAATACAAAAACGTCAATTCAACAGATTAATTTAAGAAATGATTTTATTGATCGGATCGCAATTGATGAGTGGTTTACTGATTACATAGAGCGCCTGAAGGCTGAATCAATTGCTGATTCTGATCGCAAAGAAGGCATGAATCGAGTCAATCCAAAGTATGTACTTCGAAATCATTTAGCGCAAACCGCTATTGAGCTTGCGCAAAAAAAGGATTTTTCTGAGGTAAATAAGCTTCTGATGATCCTGGAAAGTCCCTTTGATGAGCAGCCGGAGCATGAAGCATATTCATTTGCACCGCCGCCTAACCTTCCGTTGGTTGAAGTAAGCTGCTCTTCTTAG
- the msrB gene encoding peptide-methionine (R)-S-oxide reductase MsrB: protein MKKTDHEYKQSLSDIEYRVTREAATERPFTGKYWDHWDQGRYKCVCCGTPLFLSDTKFDAGCGWPSYNAPEVASSIKEVRDITHGMIRTEVRCANCDAHLGHVFEDGPMPTGLRYCINSASLHFEPSSNAAPTKTEE from the coding sequence ATGAAAAAAACTGACCACGAATATAAACAATCGCTGAGTGATATTGAATATCGAGTCACTCGAGAAGCGGCAACTGAAAGACCTTTCACGGGTAAATACTGGGATCACTGGGATCAAGGCCGCTATAAATGCGTCTGCTGCGGTACGCCTCTATTTCTATCCGACACTAAATTTGATGCCGGTTGTGGGTGGCCTAGTTACAACGCCCCTGAAGTTGCATCTTCTATTAAGGAAGTCCGCGATATCACTCACGGAATGATTCGTACGGAGGTTCGTTGTGCCAACTGTGACGCACATTTAGGACATGTATTTGAGGATGGGCCTATGCCAACTGGATTGCGCTATTGCATTAACTCCGCATCGCTTCATTTTGAGCCAAGCTCTAATGCCGCACCTACAAAGACTGAGGAATAA